GGGACTGGACGCGCAGCTGCGGACCGCAGCCAGATCCAGTCGCGTGGTGATTGGCGGCATGGGGCGCTTCATCTACGTACCCGGTGAGACACCGGTCATTGCACTCGATCTGGCGCTGCTGCGCGAACTGCTCGGGCCGAGCTTTCGAGATCGCATGTCGCTCGCCATGGCCGAGTCGCGCCGCGGCGACTCGACGTCGGTGGAGGCCGTTCGGGCCTGGATTGCCACGACGCAGCCGCGCGTGACCGCCATCTCCACCGAGACCGCCATTCGCCAGGTGGAAGAGCGACTGTCCTATTTCCGGCAGTTGGCCTTCGTGCTTGGCGCCATCAGTCTCGGCATCGGCTTCCTGTTGGTGGCGACGCTGGTCACGTTGTCGGTGAATGAACGTCGCGGCGAGATCGCTGTCCTGCGCGCCATCGGGACACAGCGCGTCGGCGTGCTGCAGCAGGTCTTTCTGGAAGGTTTACTGCTGACCAGTGCCGGCATCATTGGCGGACTCGCGTTGGGATTGGTCACCGCCGAATGGTTGAACGGCATCCTGCGCGACTTCCCGGGCTTGCCGTCGGCATTCGACTTCTTCGTCTGGAGTTCCGACGCCGGGTGGCGTGCGTTGGTGCTGCTGCTGACATCCGGAACACTCGCCGGACTGCTGCCCGCGTGGCGCGCCGCCTCCATCCCCATCGCTCGCGCGCTGCGCGAGGAAGCCATTGGTTAACGTGTCTGAACATCGGGCCGACAGCACCGCCGGCACGTCGGACGTGCCGGTGATCGCCTGCGAGCAGGTTGTACGTAGCTATCCCATGGGCGGCGCCACCGTCCAGGCAGTCCGCGGCATCGATCTGACGATCCGGCGCGGTGAGTTCGCGGCGATCACGGGGCCATCGGGATGCGGGAAGAGCACACTGCTGCATCTACTTGGCGCGGTGGACATTCCCACCACGGGTCGTGTGCTGGTGAACGGGCGCGACACGGCGTCGTTGTCTGATCGGGAGGCCACGGAGTTCCGGCTGCGACAGATCGGGTTCGTGTTTCAGCGCTTCTATCTCATGCCGACGCTGTCGGCATCGGAGAACGTAGAGTTGCCCCTCGCTGAAGCGGGCATGGACAAGCGCGCGCGCAAGGCACGGGCACGTGAGCTACTGGGGTACGTCGGTCTTGGCGATCGGCTCGATCACCGACCCACGCAATTGTCGGGCGGCGAGCAACAGCGAGTCGCCATTGCGAGGGCGTTGTCGAACGAGCCGGCGCTGCTGCTGGCCGATGAGCCGACGGGCGAACTCGACGCCGACACCGGTGTGCGATTGCTGGAGTTGTTCGGGCAGCTGCACCGCGATGGTCGCACATTGGTGTTCGTGACGCACGATGCCGTGGTGGCGCAGGCCGCGCAACGCGTGATCCGATTGCACGATGGTCGTGTCGCCTCCGACACTGCGGTGCATGCGCGGAGCGGTGCGTGAGCGGGAGCGCCGGGGCGATCCGCTTGGCGATGGCGCAGCTGCTGGCGTGGCGATCGGTGTCGTCACGGCCGCTCCGTGCGTTGTTGCTGTGTGGTGGATTTGGCGTCGGCGTGGGTGTGATGATCGTGCTGTTGGCGGTCGGTGAAGCGATGGTGCGACAGGCCAGTCAGGAGCGGCTGGTTGGCGGCGGCACGATCACCGTGCTGCCCGAGGGCATCGACATCGAGGTGCTCACCACCGGTGGTCTGGGCGGCCTGTTTTTCTCGGTGCCCAACGCGCGC
This region of Gemmatimonas groenlandica genomic DNA includes:
- a CDS encoding ABC transporter ATP-binding protein → MSEHRADSTAGTSDVPVIACEQVVRSYPMGGATVQAVRGIDLTIRRGEFAAITGPSGCGKSTLLHLLGAVDIPTTGRVLVNGRDTASLSDREATEFRLRQIGFVFQRFYLMPTLSASENVELPLAEAGMDKRARKARARELLGYVGLGDRLDHRPTQLSGGEQQRVAIARALSNEPALLLADEPTGELDADTGVRLLELFGQLHRDGRTLVFVTHDAVVAQAAQRVIRLHDGRVASDTAVHARSGA
- a CDS encoding ABC transporter permease, with translation MMAWATLRRHPARTTLAMLGIAVAAALLLDMVMLATGMSESFRSLLLTRGYQLRVSPKGTLPFDSEATIDGAGAIVRALRANPDIKAVSPTLGATLTIDDSGIPSAFTLGLEREVQGDYTVEAGTDITRADSTSAASLPRIVVSQTFLTRAGRVVGDTITISSGLDAQLRTAARSSRVVIGGMGRFIYVPGETPVIALDLALLRELLGPSFRDRMSLAMAESRRGDSTSVEAVRAWIATTQPRVTAISTETAIRQVEERLSYFRQLAFVLGAISLGIGFLLVATLVTLSVNERRGEIAVLRAIGTQRVGVLQQVFLEGLLLTSAGIIGGLALGLVTAEWLNGILRDFPGLPSAFDFFVWSSDAGWRALVLLLTSGTLAGLLPAWRAASIPIARALREEAIG